In Centropristis striata isolate RG_2023a ecotype Rhode Island chromosome 5, C.striata_1.0, whole genome shotgun sequence, a single genomic region encodes these proteins:
- the LOC131971619 gene encoding proteasomal ubiquitin receptor ADRM1-like: MASGALFPSMVSGSRGSSSKYLVEFRAGKMTMKASTVTPDKRKGQVYIQQTDDSLIHFCWKDRTTGNVDDDLIIFPDDCEFKRVNQCTTGRVYVLKFKAGSKRLFFWMQEPKTDKDEEHCRKVNEYLNNPPMPGALGSGGSGGHDLSALGGEGGLQSLLGNMSHNQLMQLIGPTGLGGIGGLGALAGPGLANLLGSSSSSSVPAASNSTTSPSTAVTPTSTSTASRLGSTQVPTTPITPSATSVASPTATTPSTPAVSSTASAAAGAANPTQPIQLRDLQSILATMNVPASGQGVDLASVLTPEIMAPILVNPEVQQRLMPYLPSGESLPQSTEELHNTLSSPQFQQAMSMFSSALASGQLGPLMNQFGLPAEAVDAANKGDVEAFAKAMETETKSDEDGESKDKKDDDEDMSLD; this comes from the exons ATGGCCTCTGGAGCTTTGTTCCCCAGCATGGTGTCTGGGTCCCGCGGCTCCTCCAGCAAGTACCTGGTGGAGTTTCGGGCCGGTAAGATGACCATGAAGGCCAGCACGGTGACCCCTGATAAGCGCAAAGGACAGGTCTACATCCAGCAGACCGACGACTCCCTCATCCACTTCTGCTGGAAGGATCGGACGACCGGGAATGTGGATGAT GACTTGATCATCTTCCCTGATGACTGTGAGTTTAAACGGGTGAACCAGTGCACCACCGGACGTGTGTATGTTCTGAAGTTTAAAGCTGGCTCCAAAAGACTCTTCTTCTGGATGCAG GAGCCGAAGACCGACAAGGATGAGGAGCACTGCCGTAAAGTGAACGAGTACCTCAACAACCCTCCGATGCCCGGTGCTCTTGGTAGCGGCGGCAGCGGCGGACACGACCTGTCTGCTCTGGGAG GGGAGGGTGGTCTGCAAAGCCTTCTGGGTAACATGAGCCACAACCAGCTGATGCAGCTGATTGGACCAACTGGACTGGGAGGGATCG GTGGTCTCGGGGCTCTGGCTGGTCCAGGGTTGGCCAACCTCctgggcagcagcagcagcagcagcgttcCTGCAGCCAGTAACTCCACCACAAG TCCGTCCACAGCCGTCACCCCGACCTCCACCTCTACTGCCAGTCGGCTCGGCTCCACCCAGGTGCCCACCACCCCCATCACTCCCTCCGCCACCTCAGTGGCCTCCCCCACAGCCACCACCCCCTCCACCCCTGCTGTGTCCTCCACCGCGTCTGCAGCGGCGGGGGCGGCCAACCCCACACAGCCCATCCAGCTGCGAGACCTGCAGAGCATCCTGGCCACCATGAATGTGCCCGCCAGCGGACAGGGAG TGGATCTTGCCAGCGTCCTGACTCCTGAGATCATGGCGCCCATCCTGGTCAACCCTGAGGTGCAGCAGAGGTTGATGCCGTACCTGCCGTCCGGAGAGTCCCTGCCTCAGAGCACAGAGGAGCTCCACAACACGCTCAGCTCGCCTCAGTTTCAGCAG GCGATGAGCATGTTCAGCAGCGCTCTGGCGTCGGGGCAGTTAGGGCCTCTGATGAACCAGTTTGGTTTGCCTGCTGAGGCCGTGGACGCCGCCAACAAAGGAG ACGTCGAGGCTTTTGCCAAAGCCATGGAGACGGAGACAAAGTCTGACGAGGACGGAGAGTCCAAAGACAAGAAAGACGATGATGAAGACATGAGTCTGGACTAA
- the LOC131971755 gene encoding oxysterol-binding protein-related protein 2-like — protein sequence MNSEEEFYDAETGLESDDSCEVSFKDALVFDSSTKQENGVWERRKTLPAEMISRNNFSVWSILKKCIGMELSKIAMPVVFNEPLSFLQRLSEYMEHTHLIHKACSLSDSIDRMQIVAAFAVSAVASQWERTGKPFNPLLGETYELVREDEGYRMISEQVSHHPPVSAFHAQSLKQEFEFHGSIYPKLKFWGKSVEAEPKGTMTLELLKHKEAYTWTNPMCCVHNIILGKLWIEQYGTVEIVNHSTGDKCVLNFKPCGMFGKELHKVEGHIQDKNKKKRRIIYGKWTECMYSVDPKVYETYKKSDKKTAGDSKKLKQEHSCERDEADEMPEFQETVTVIPGSALLWRITPRPAHSAQMYNFTSFAMTLNELEPSMKRLLPPTDCRLRPDIRAMENGDMDTSSAEKERLEDKQRASRRERSMDEEEWPTRWFQQGTNPHTGAEDWLYTGGYFDRNFTDCPNIY from the exons ATGAACAGCGAGGAAGAGTTTTACGACGCTGAGACAG GGCTGGAGTCAGATGATTCCTGTGAGGTCAGTTTTAAAGATGCCCTGGTGTTTGACAGTAGCACCAAACAGGAGAATGGAGTCTGGGAGCGCAG GAAAACCCTGCCTGCTGAAATGATCTCCAGAAACAACTTCAGTGTGTGGAGCATACTGAAGAAATGCATTGGCATG GAGCTGTCCAAAATAGCAATGCCGGTTGTGTTTAACGAGCCGCTGAGCTTCCTCCAGAGACTCTCGGAGTACATGGAGCACACTCACCTCATCCACAAAGCCTGCAGTTTGTCTGACTCAATAGACCGCATGCAG ATTGTTGCTGCGTTTGCTGTTTCGGCTGTAGCATCTCAATGGGAAAGGACTGGAAAGCCATTTAATCCTTTACTGGGGGAGACATATGAACTCGTAAG agaGGACGAGGGATACAGAATGATCTCGGAGCAGGTGAGCCACCACCCCCCTGTCAGTGCCTTCCATGCCCAGTCTCTGAAGCAAGAGTTCGAGTTTCACGGCTCCATTTACCCAAAACTCAAGTTCTGGGGCAAAAGTGTGGAGGCTGAGCCCAAAGGCACCATGACGCTGGAGCTACTGAA ACATAAAGAAGCGTACACATGGACAAACCCAATGTGTTGTGTACATAACATCATCCTGGGAAAACTCTGGATTGAGCAATACGGCACAGTGGAGATAGTCAACCACAG CACGGGAGATAAGTGTGTGTTAAACTTCAAACCGTGTGGCATGTTTGGGAAAGAGCTGCACAAAGTCGAAGGTCATATCcaagacaaaaa CAAGAAGAAGCGGCGCATTATCTACGGGAAGTGGACGGAATGCATGTACAGCGTGGACCCCAAGGTTTACGAAACATACAAGAAGTCAGACAAGAAGACTGCAGGAGACTCAAAAAAGCTGAAACAG GAACATAGTTGTGAACGTGACGAAGCAGATGAGATGCCAGAATTtcaagagactgtgactgtgataccaggaagtgccttactGTGGAGGATAACGCCGCGGCCTGCTCACTCAGCACAG ATGTATAACTTCACCAGCTTTGCCATGACACTAAACGAACTGGAGCCCAGCATGAAGAGACTACTGCCCCCAACAGACTGCCGGCTGAGGCCCGACATCAGAGCCATGGAGAATGGAGACATGG acacaTCAAGCGCAGAGAAAGAGCGGTTAGAGGACAAACAGCGGGCCTCACGCAGGGAACGCTCCATGGACGAGGAAGAGTGGCCAaccag gtggTTTCAGCAGGGAACAAACCCTCACACGGGAGCCGAGGACTGGCTGTACACAGGTGGATACTTTGACAGGAATTTCACTGACTGTCCCAACATTTATTGA